TCTAAATAGGTCACCGGCACCGATCGCCataattttgcaattttaaTATCCCGAAATAGTGCCGTTATTTTAGACAGATTCTGAACATATGCCACGTGACACGGGAGAcctttacttttatttgaaatattataatgtaattcaaattaagtacattttaaatttaccacgagctttgcggtaaggaaaacatcgtgaggaaacctgcacaaacctgcgacgcgattcaatggtgcgtgcgaagttcccaatccgcactgggcccgcgtgggaactatggcccaagccctcttgatctgagaggaggtctgtgcccagcagtgggacgtatataggctgggatgatcatgatgatgatagtttttttcatttttaatgtagttttgtTGCAAACAaagatttttacaaattattttcgTGCGATGTAATTTCGACAATCAGTCCAAGTAGATACTTTCATTACAACTCTTCTCTTCTCACCTCCATGTCCCAAAGCACAAGCAAACACCACCCAGCCCACTGCAGTCGCCCATATAGGCCTCATGTAGGCGTTCAGGAAATTGATCACAGGCCTAGGGAAATCTGCGCCAGGATACACGCAGTATATCATCGTGTATAAGAGCGAGATGGATGCGATCCACCCAACTACTAAGACCCACTGAAAATTTACACCGAGGATTACAAATATGTagatatctatgaatatccaataATATTGCTTCGGAGCTACATATTAAATTAAGGTAGCATCCCGTTCTTAGCGACCACGACACGCGTCCGCGACTAGGTCGCTAAGAACAGATGCTACCTACCTttatgtacgcagtgtggggtcattttagatggttaggTACTGACGTACCTAGACTGACagacaaaaaaattaatatttcagtCAGACTTCTTATTGGTTTTAttagagctaccttcataccaattttcaagtttctaggacaactggaagtaccctagcTATAGAAGATTTGATTTTTATTGAAGATTCTTGTTTAATGACTGCATCTATCTCGCTCGATTGTGTTGACCTAGAAGTTTGATTGTTTTAATGCTCGAagtttgggggaggcctatgtccaacagtggacgtctttcggctgacatgatgatgatgaatactcGAAGAGGTAGAAGACCTGAGTACTTATtcgatattaatttaaattcgaTACCTCCATGCGTTCCTGATTAAAATCTGGCTCGCACTTAAAACGTACCTACGCTAAAGTAGGTATCTAATTTAGAAAGCGAGTACGCTAAAGCATACGCTTCAGGAtactttaggtaggtactcgtacttgCAAGAAAATTTAacagttaagtacctacttaccttaGTAATCCTCATCTGATGCTCCTTCCAGAGGTGGAGCAAGTAGCCGAACATCATCCCGACGAAAAAGGCAGGAGATCTTGTCACGGTGTTGATGTAGTAATGGTTGTAAAAATCTTCTACTTTTGCGTCGTCATTCATCATACTGAAATATATATACCAATTTTTGACAAATCTTCGTTTTCAGGAGCGTcacaattcacaaaaaaattgccAAACTCATTCAAGTTGTCTAGCtcaaaaaaagattccaaaaatcaTTCATATTGGAGATTCGGCTTATTGTGAGTGGCATTAGAAAGTTTTTTGGCATTATCAATCAAATACAGGTAGAAAATTTACACGTTATTATAAACCAACTATATAGTCCTTTGTGAAAATGGCGGGTTTCTGCATGAAAAAACACATGTGTCGAACCGATGTAGCTGTCTTGCACGTGTGGTTGTTTAATAGCAAAATAAAAGGTTGCATAGTTCATTCACATACAAAGGCGATATCGTCTATATGCACCGGCGCTCGCGTTCAAACTCCCCACCACTTTCTATTCTATTACCGTCACATAacgtttaaaagaaaaaaatcgtgAATGCGATTATGAGAGGCCTTATGCCCGGtacacattattccagtaaaaccgttccagtagcatgacactgcggtgctcgatcgatcttgtgtaactcgtttggattgtgtccccgcaatgtatcgctactggcacgatttgTCTGGAATAATGTGAAATCGGgcattattgtctaacacacttggaatcacaatcgttttcactaagtagctacttctttctgtcacaagATATACCTACAGAGTGAATGCGATTGCAAACGTCACTGCGTTTGAGAATACGACATCTGTATCCAtgcctagtgtaagttttcggttacaaaatacgtctcgatctcGTTCTCGTTAAaacctcaatttgtatggaaacacgaacgaacatcgcaaacgttccgctagaggcgctgttcgtgtttgcatacgaATTAGATTTTAAagagatttttaattttgtaactgaaaacttacactaagggcactgatctTGAACGAATCATATTCATATTACCTTAGCACCGACACACCGATAAAGTTTTTCACAGAGCAGTAAACGGTGGTAACGAAGAGCGAGAGCAGTAATACTGCTACGAGGCTCTTGTAAGCAGAGCGACGGTTGCCCAACACCCAGTACAGGACAAATGGCGCTAACAAATAAAGCTGCGAATCCACTGATAGGTACCAGGTCTGAGATAGGCACTggaatgaaatataataataatttatggtCAATTCCCACCGAGACGCATTTTTGACAGCTCATTAATTTTTGAATgacggaaaaaaaatatgaataagtgaaatatttttgcttaaaaacatctccgtaaaaaaataaacaagtgagTGAGACATGAGAGGAAAGCAGGAAAAATTTGGTATCGCTCGTTTTTTTCATTAGtaagattttattataaaaataatttaggtacCGTTTCAGAGGGGTTGATCCAGTTTTGTGCATGTATAAACGCAGACCACCAATAATTTCGGCATGCGTGTATTGCGGGCGCCAGATCGTGCCACAAAGGACCGTCGCCCACGTGGTGGAACAGCGTGGCTTGGAAGAAGACCATCGTGAACAGCAGAGGGAACATGCGGAGTAGTCGGTACAAGTAGAACCAGTGGACATTCTTCCGCAGCGATGCTGAAAAACAAGGTAGCTCATTGTGGCGTTCGTTGAGGGGGCAAACCTGTGTTCAGCAATTGACGTCTACTAGGTCTTGTTATATATTGCTCAATAATCtattaataaatgtatttataaacatattttatcTTCTACTCTACTTACTTGGAGTCAATTTCGTGAGACTCGTATAAACGAGTAAAAGGCCACTCATCAAGAAGAACGAATCGACAGAGAGTATCGCAGATACAAGCCACATTCCATCTATACGGGTGGCCCACTACAACATAGACGTGGGATGTCAATTTACTACTATACGTAGGTATGCTTAGTTTACACAAAAAACTTAGCCGTCTAGgtcagtgattcccaaagtggtccaggtggacccccaggggtccacgggagacttgctgggggtctacgtaggcgtgaaaaaaaatgggggtccataagatgttaatgggggtccacgaaaatttatctgcttttgatagtaaagagccaaaatgttaagcatagtttttataagggcctacctacattgctacctacctacaactaagcagataatattttaatagggcaagcgactggacagaactcagaagcgacacaatttttattttttggcgactttaagaatgtggtagaaatgtagcagcagggggtccaccgaaaccagtaaaattttgaaagtggtccacgagaaaaataagtttgggaactactggtCTAGGTGTTCGTAATTGAACACGATCGCATAATATCTAGAACTTCTCAGGTCTAGTCTATCAATTTAGTTGTAAGAATAATACTGTAACTACGCTGAATAAATCCTTCTTCTTTGGTTCAAATTTTACCTAATGTTTTTAACGTTAATTAGTATTAAACGTTTTCAGtgcattttaaattttgatgtaAAGAAGTGTAGGAACAGCgtacctgtaccactaccatgagtttacagtgaccgtactcaatagcgacggcgtaaattatttgtatggagaattgtacagcgcctctacaaataatttacaccgtcgctatcgagtacggtcactgtaaactcatggtaatgGTATTGCTTAATTAGCGTAAGCGAaaggtacctatacaacataACTAGgatttaggtaggtaagtacttagtcGCTTTAATGGCCACTGAGAGCGAAGCAGACACTGCAAGAACTCGTGTAACTTGCATCGATTCGCTGCATTTTAATGCATGCAGCCGATTAGAAGAACTCGTAAGGAGTCTGCTCCGCTCGCAATAGAAGCATTTAGAGGGGGGCCCGGGgagccgtgcccaccccaggatgttggacTACTGATTTGATATTCTATAagtaatactgatatcttcacactaAAATTCAggccagccccccccccccctggaaaataaccctagatTTGATAATGAATAGAAGGTATGGTCATAAGAAATTCAAAGTCGAATATTACTTACGTCATAGGCAGTCTTAAAGTTAGTAATACTATTGTATATCATAGTGTGAGCGACGCTGTGCCCGACCACAACCCACAGTATGGAGAGAGCCCTAATGCCTTCTATGCACTCGATGGACGTGGGAGTGGTTCTAAAAGTCAGCAATCGACGGGTGTTTGTGTAGACCGATCCGCAAGTAAGCAATTTGTTTATCTCAGCAACATCTAGAGGGAATAGGATAAAAGCAATGTTACATGCAAAGTTACTCGTATCGTATCTCATAAACCTAATGTCCAAAGATAGCGAAGGatagtacatacatataataaacaAGCATTagcattcatatttttttctaagtgGGCAACTTTCTGTGGATAATGAAGAGaggaacattaaaaaaaactataaatacaaAGATTAAAAATGTATACGTAAAAAATATGCCTTTTAGATGCAAAGTTAGCAGGAGCATGCAGTTTTTAGAACTAAGTATTTACCTTGTCTTCGTACGAAGGTTTGGTACAGATCATACCCTGtacttgttaaaataaaaatcccaAAAATAACGAGTGCTATCCTGaaatcataacacaaacacGTATTGAACTCAATCGTTAGTCTACATTTTAAACACTTAATGAATAATTTGTTGcaaagaaaaactaatttttaCAAGCTCTTATTTAATCTGAAACGCTTACATGTAGTAGGTAGATACCTACTTGTAGTTTATATGTTAGTATGTTATGGTTTAAAATTTAGCAAATCATTTCTCGACCTCTTCCTGAGGCCGtatcgcctaacgtttctgacgctcgcgatcgcaatcaaatgacagtttttgtatgcgaaatctatcatttgattgcgatcgcgagcgccagagtCAGAAGCGTACGCAATGAggactatcgttttttgtctcactagatgacgcactgttgcgtgaggtttttaagtatggttttgaaagtctgttattacgggcgtggaaacaaagtttagattaaaatcatatttaatacaccttaaaaccgtaccatataaatatcgagcatgccacagcgttgcatagtccccgttttgttcggaaaaaagggaggacaaaggtttccgaaagacaaaactgtctcaaaacacagacattcattgccccggaacgcatatttgccataattaattacagatattgcaaaatattcacaaaattattctaattctaaataaacccgcgtagctcacccaaaaaccccacgctacactagcgcctctagcggcgaattcattcgcgatagcctcATTATGGCCTCTGGTATCCGATTGagggtgaaatttggcataagtaCTTATGGAAGTTCGGTGACAATGCAGAACCTAATCTGGGAGTGAAAGTCGTgttccggccagaatcgtctccgaaggacggaactcttcgacGATTAAAGGTATTGACTTGAGACTCGGGTATGGATATATAGTTAGGATAACAAcgcaattatttattactagctttttcccgcggatccgcccgcgtggtattcggttatcgctcgctgttcccgcgggaactatgcatttttccgggataaaaagtagcctatgtcactctcgggcccataaactatatatatgccaaaaatcacgtcgatccgtcgctccgttacagcgtgaaagacggacaaacatacaaacactttcgcatttataatattaagtatggaagATACGCATATGGAttacagttatttttattttttgtttgatttactaatttaaataatttattgaatcagacggtactttgcggaggtccatatcaatactgactggtctaacaactggtagcatggtgtacggttgtgtcactctgaagatcagctctggtttttttttatggtacctatagggggaaaacgagcaggcggatcgcctgatggtaagcgattaccgtcgcccatggacacctgcaacaccagaagagtcacaagtgcgttgccggcctttaaggtagg
This sequence is a window from Choristoneura fumiferana chromosome 10, NRCan_CFum_1, whole genome shotgun sequence. Protein-coding genes within it:
- the LOC141431602 gene encoding nose resistant to fluoxetine protein 6-like; this translates as MKMAQFGISVLIIFNILKLVSSSSLFDEELYKSVLDNETCTRNLQEINLVKFFDASGLIPQSYYLLGQGSLGNYHQCLSIADKIAVSNETVYGKYCLLRVTGFKHRNGTTNYQNHEESPWNWALSELQTMDDNLKTAEDLRQFGRDLRIMTGKGNLRSNAKGGVALTVCIPRSCTVEGTLGKLLDGINVSYTVSYCRLPNDKIFDVWDYFAVIALVIFGIFILTSTGYDLYQTFVRRQDVAEINKLLTCGSVYTNTRRLLTFRTTPTSIECIEGIRALSILWVVVGHSVAHTMIYNSITNFKTAYDWATRIDGMWLVSAILSVDSFFLMSGLLLVYTSLTKLTPTSLRKNVHWFYLYRLLRMFPLLFTMVFFQATLFHHVGDGPLWHDLAPAIHACRNYWWSAFIHAQNWINPSETCLSQTWYLSVDSQLYLLAPFVLYWVLGNRRSAYKSLVAVLLLSLFVTTVYCSVKNFIGVSVLSMMNDDAKVEDFYNHYYINTVTRSPAFFVGMMFGYLLHLWKEHQMRITKWVLVVGWIASISLLYTMIYCVYPGADFPRPVINFLNAYMRPIWATAVGWVVFACALGHGGPVNWFLSLTMWKFVARVSYSLYLVHLPLQLILRGQLDTPVMFSIPQTFNAIHADLVVSMFAATALCILVDAPFSTIQKIMVPDTWLTTAPAPPPEEVQEVEVQIEPEAESLVD